The Thermocrinis ruber genomic sequence CTCCTTTGGACTGCAGGGACCGGGGGATATAACGATGGCATCGGGGTATAACTCTCTGATCTCCTCAATGGTAGTTTGGTCGTTTCTCTTTACCACCACCTCTGCACCGAGGATTTGAAAATACTGCACCAGGTTGTAGGTAAAGGAGTCGTAGTTGTCAATCATAAAAACCTTCATGATAAAAGCTCTTGAATCTTGCTTTTTACCTGCTCTATAATCCAGTCTGGTGTGGATGCACCGGCGGTTATACCCACCCTTTGGACTCCCACAAACCATTCGGGCTTTAGCTCCTCTGCAGTCTCTACGTGATAGCTCCTTGGGTTCAAAGAGGAGGATATTTGATAAAGCCTACGGGTGTTTCCACTGTTTTTACCACCCACTATGATCATCACATCCACCTTCCCTGCCAACTCATAAACATCCTCCTGCCTTTCGGAAGTGGCGTTGCAGATGGTGTTTATGACCTTTAGCTCCTTTACCCATAGGGCAAGCTCACCTACTACCTCTTTGAAGAACTGCTCGCTTTGGGTAGTCTGGGCAACCACACCAACCCTCTCCAGGTTTTTGAGCTTTTCCAAGTCCTCTTTCTTTTCCACTACTACGCCTGTGCCACCCGCCTCTTGCAAATACCCAAGTGTGCCAATAACCTCCGGATGGTCCCTTTCTCCCACCAGTACCACAAAGTAGCCCTCTTGCACAAGCTTTTCCACAGCCTGATGCACTGCCTTCACATAGGGACAGGTGGCATCCACAAGCCTTAGGCCCTTTTGCAAAAGTTCCCTTTCCTTCTGGGGTGGTATTCCGTGGGAGCGGATGATCACCGTGTCTCCCTCTTTGGCGTCCTCTTCTGAGGCCATAACTTCAATGCCTAAACCCCTCAGCCTTTGGACCTCTTGAGGGTTGTGAATGAGGGGTCCCATAGACCATATCCTCTTGCCACCCTTTTCTGCAGAAACCTTTTCTGCGAGGGCTATTGCCCTCCTAACTCCGAAGCAAAAGCCTGCGTGGGGTGCAACTATAATCTCAGCCATCTTTTAAAAATATAACCTCTATCTCCCTGCTTATGCTGATTTCTCTCAGGCTAACATTGCACAGAAAAGCTTTAACCGTTAGCCCTCTGTTGTAGAATTCTTGGACCGCCTCCGAGAAAGGTTTATCCACTTTGTAGTTTGGAGAGAAGACTAAGGCATCTTCCCTTTGCACCACAAAAATTAGCTGAGGTTCAAAGCCCTGCTCAGAAAGTTCTATGAGTTTTTGTATGTGCCTTCTTCCTCTCTCGGTAGGTGCGTCCGGAAAGAGGGCTACGCCATCTTCTACCAAATTCACAGACTTTGTTTCCACCACCCTGCTGTCATACATGAGGTCAAAGCGATGCTTTTCAAACTTGGGCTCAAACCTAACGGGCAAATTCAAAAACTCTGCATACAGCTTTGGGGTGATTGTAGAGTCTATGCAAACTAGTGAACTTCCCATATCC encodes the following:
- the ispH gene encoding 4-hydroxy-3-methylbut-2-enyl diphosphate reductase encodes the protein MAEIIVAPHAGFCFGVRRAIALAEKVSAEKGGKRIWSMGPLIHNPQEVQRLRGLGIEVMASEEDAKEGDTVIIRSHGIPPQKERELLQKGLRLVDATCPYVKAVHQAVEKLVQEGYFVVLVGERDHPEVIGTLGYLQEAGGTGVVVEKKEDLEKLKNLERVGVVAQTTQSEQFFKEVVGELALWVKELKVINTICNATSERQEDVYELAGKVDVMIIVGGKNSGNTRRLYQISSSLNPRSYHVETAEELKPEWFVGVQRVGITAGASTPDWIIEQVKSKIQELLS
- the sfsA gene encoding DNA/RNA nuclease SfsA, producing MKFPELIPAKFLRRLNRFVGEVSIEGKRVFAHIRNTGRLTELLKPGNTVFLKEKNSGKYPFEVLLVDMGSSLVCIDSTITPKLYAEFLNLPVRFEPKFEKHRFDLMYDSRVVETKSVNLVEDGVALFPDAPTERGRRHIQKLIELSEQGFEPQLIFVVQREDALVFSPNYKVDKPFSEAVQEFYNRGLTVKAFLCNVSLREISISREIEVIFLKDG